The genomic DNA ATTCCCGGGAGTTCGGCCTGGTTCGAGGCCGGTTACGTCACTTATTCCAATCGCCAGAAGAGCCAGCAGCTCGAGGTACCGGCCGAGTTGTTCGAGAAGGTCGGGGCGGTCAGCCGCGAGGTGGTCGAAGCCATGGCACAAGGCGCCCAGCGCAAAAGCCTGGCGCGTTTTGCCGTGGCGGTCAGCGGGGTGGCCGGGCCGGACGGGGGCTCGCCGAGCAAACCGGTGGGCACCGTGTGGCTGGCTTGGGGCGTAGGCGAGACGCTGATCAGCGAGCTGCGCTTCTTTGCAGGCAACCGCGACGAGGTCCGCCGACAAACGGTGAAGGCCGCGCTAGAGGGGCTGTTGCAACATGCCGCTGTAGAAATCTCAAATCAGGGGTAGGCGATCCTCAATCACTGTGGAATAATACTGGCTACTTATACAGGTGTTGGCCGCCAGGCCTTATTGATTACGTGAGGACTTTAATGGACGACAACAAGAAGAAAGCCTTGGCTGCGGCCTTGGGTCAGATCGAACGTCAATTCGGCAAGGGTGCCGTAATGCGTATGGGCGATCAGGACCGTCAGGCTATTCCTTCCATCTCCACCGGCTCCCTGGGCCTGGACATTGCGCTTGGCATTGGCGGTCTGCCAAAAGGCCGAATCGTTGAAATCTACGGTCCTGAATCTTCCGGTAAAACCACACTGACCTTGTCCGTGATCGCCCAGGCCCAAAAAGCCGGCGCGACCTGCGCCTTCGTCGACGCCGAACACGCCCTGGACCCGGAATACGCCGGCAAACTGGGCGTCAACGTCGACGACCTGCTGGTTTCCCAGCCGGACACCGGCGAGCAGGCCCTTGAAATCACCGACATGCTGGTACGTTCCAACGCGGTCGACGTGATCATCGTCGACTCCGTGGCGGCATTGGTGCCAAAGGCTGAAATCGAAGGTGAAATGGGCGACATGCACGTGGGCCTCCAGGCCCGCCTGATGTCCCAGGCCCTGCGCAAGATCACCGGTAACATCAAGAATGCCAACTGCCTGGTGATCTTCATCAACCAGATCCGTATGAAGATCGGTGTGATGTTCGG from Pseudomonas beijingensis includes the following:
- a CDS encoding CinA family protein; the protein is MDDITELAAELGRRLQLLNAHVTTAESCTGGGIAEAITRIPGSSAWFEAGYVTYSNRQKSQQLEVPAELFEKVGAVSREVVEAMAQGAQRKSLARFAVAVSGVAGPDGGSPSKPVGTVWLAWGVGETLISELRFFAGNRDEVRRQTVKAALEGLLQHAAVEISNQG
- the recA gene encoding recombinase RecA, producing MDDNKKKALAAALGQIERQFGKGAVMRMGDQDRQAIPSISTGSLGLDIALGIGGLPKGRIVEIYGPESSGKTTLTLSVIAQAQKAGATCAFVDAEHALDPEYAGKLGVNVDDLLVSQPDTGEQALEITDMLVRSNAVDVIIVDSVAALVPKAEIEGEMGDMHVGLQARLMSQALRKITGNIKNANCLVIFINQIRMKIGVMFGSPETTTGGNALKFYASVRLDIRRTGAVKEGDEVVGSETRVKVVKNKVASPFRQAEFQILYGKGIYLNGEMIDLGVLHGFVEKSGAWYAYNGTKIGQGKANSAKFLADNPEVAAALEKQLRDKLLSPVADVKSVANREPVDDLADADI